A genomic stretch from Nodosilinea sp. E11 includes:
- a CDS encoding iron ABC transporter permease gives MPITPWLSIRPQRFPLSFRVDRRVPAVLAVLVAIALLSLIFNVSQGEYPVPPLEVVKTILGFPASLDYAFVVNTLRLPRALVALLVGMGLATAGTILQGLTRNPLAAPEIIGINAGASLVAVALIVLFPQVAVGWLPIAAFLGGLGAAIAIYLLAWNGGSSPMRLILVGIGLTSLTGAFTTLMITFGNIYDVSQALVWLTGSVYGRSWEHLWPLLPWLAVFLPLTLVLARDLDTLNLGDNLAQGLGSRVEWTRSLLLLCAVALAGASVATAGTIGFVGLMAPHLARNLVGPSHAGLIPAAALTGACIVELADIVGRLAFAPIELPCGVITAIIGAPYFLWLLYRDGQRPAS, from the coding sequence ATGCCCATTACACCTTGGCTCTCCATCCGCCCTCAACGCTTCCCCCTCTCATTTCGGGTTGATCGGCGGGTGCCTGCGGTGTTGGCGGTGCTGGTGGCGATCGCCCTACTCTCTTTGATCTTCAACGTCAGCCAGGGAGAATACCCGGTGCCGCCGTTGGAGGTGGTCAAAACTATTTTGGGCTTTCCGGCCAGCCTCGACTATGCCTTTGTGGTGAATACTTTGCGTCTGCCCCGCGCCCTGGTGGCGCTGCTGGTGGGCATGGGGCTGGCGACGGCGGGAACGATTTTGCAAGGGCTGACCCGCAACCCCCTGGCGGCACCAGAAATTATCGGCATCAATGCAGGAGCCAGTCTGGTGGCGGTAGCGCTGATCGTGCTGTTTCCGCAGGTGGCGGTGGGGTGGTTACCGATCGCCGCATTTTTGGGCGGGCTGGGGGCGGCGATCGCCATCTACCTTCTAGCCTGGAACGGCGGCAGCTCGCCCATGCGTCTGATTCTGGTCGGCATCGGTCTGACCTCGCTGACCGGGGCTTTCACCACTTTGATGATCACTTTCGGCAACATCTACGACGTTAGTCAGGCTCTGGTGTGGCTGACGGGCAGTGTCTACGGGCGCAGCTGGGAGCATCTGTGGCCGCTGCTGCCCTGGCTGGCGGTGTTTCTGCCGTTGACCCTGGTGCTGGCCAGAGATCTCGACACCCTGAATCTAGGGGACAACCTGGCCCAGGGTCTCGGCAGCCGAGTGGAATGGACTCGCAGCCTGCTGCTGCTCTGCGCTGTGGCCCTGGCCGGTGCCTCGGTAGCCACCGCAGGCACCATCGGCTTTGTTGGGCTAATGGCTCCGCACCTGGCCCGCAACCTCGTTGGCCCCTCCCACGCTGGGTTAATTCCAGCCGCAGCGCTGACGGGAGCCTGCATTGTTGAACTGGCTGACATCGTGGGTCGCCTCGCCTTCGCCCCCATCGAGCTGCCCTGCGGGGTGATTACTGCCATCATCGGCGCACCCTATTTTTTGTGGCTGCTGTATCGCGATGGTCAAAGACCGGCCTCCTAG
- a CDS encoding iron ABC transporter permease, protein MVLGLALGSLLLLVCLLASVLLGAADIAPEMVWQAIFQFDGSTEHLIIRTVRLPRAILAVVVGAALAVAGAITQGLTRNPLAAPDILGINVGAALALVLAVFWRGSGSYVGFAFAGAAIAAFTVYWLGSMGRSGLTPLKLVIAGAVLTYLLSSLTTGILILSQRTLDEMRFWLAGSLAGQDMATMLSVLPYIAVGLVASLTLGRQLTLMSLGEDVAQGLGLQAAWVKVGAAIAVVLLSGSAVALAGPIGFVGLVVPHVVRFVVGVDYRWILPYSIIFGGILLSVADLAARLVIRPQELPVGIMTAIVGAPFFIYLARSKIKR, encoded by the coding sequence CTGGTGTTAGGGTTGGCGTTGGGCAGTTTGCTGCTGCTGGTCTGTCTTTTGGCAAGCGTTTTGCTGGGGGCAGCGGATATCGCGCCGGAGATGGTATGGCAAGCCATCTTTCAGTTTGACGGCTCCACCGAACACTTGATTATTCGCACAGTGCGGCTGCCCAGGGCGATTTTGGCGGTGGTGGTAGGGGCAGCCCTGGCGGTGGCTGGAGCCATTACCCAGGGGTTGACCCGCAACCCGCTGGCAGCACCGGATATTTTGGGCATCAACGTGGGTGCGGCTCTGGCCCTGGTGCTAGCGGTGTTTTGGCGGGGTAGCGGTAGTTATGTGGGGTTTGCCTTTGCGGGAGCTGCGATCGCAGCCTTTACCGTCTACTGGCTGGGTTCCATGGGCCGCAGTGGCCTCACCCCGCTCAAGCTGGTGATCGCCGGGGCCGTTCTGACATACCTACTGAGTTCACTGACTACAGGCATTCTCATCCTCAGCCAGCGCACCCTAGATGAAATGCGCTTTTGGCTAGCGGGGTCGCTGGCCGGACAGGACATGGCGACGATGTTATCGGTGCTGCCCTACATCGCCGTGGGGCTAGTCGCATCTTTAACGCTGGGGCGGCAACTGACGCTGATGAGCCTGGGGGAAGACGTGGCCCAGGGTTTGGGGTTGCAGGCGGCCTGGGTCAAGGTGGGCGCGGCGATCGCCGTCGTCCTGCTATCCGGTAGTGCCGTGGCCCTGGCTGGTCCCATTGGCTTTGTTGGCCTGGTGGTACCCCACGTGGTGCGCTTTGTCGTGGGTGTGGACTACCGCTGGATCTTGCCCTACTCAATCATTTTTGGCGGCATTTTGCTATCGGTGGCCGACCTCGCTGCCCGGCTGGTCATTCGCCCTCAGGAACTGCCGGTGGGGATTATGACCGCGATCGTGGGGGCACCGTTCTTTATCTATTTGGCCAGGTCAAAAATTAAGCGGTGA
- a CDS encoding biopolymer transporter ExbD: MFFPEEPEDEFELNIVPMIDVIFAILTFFIISSLYLTRSEALPVNLPKADSSEVQERTQITVSVEDSGAIALNRESIALEDLQSSVRDLMGTTQESVIVINADEAVNHGRVIAVMDELRAIEGATLGIATQREN, encoded by the coding sequence ATGTTTTTCCCCGAAGAGCCCGAAGACGAGTTTGAACTAAATATTGTGCCGATGATCGATGTCATCTTCGCGATTTTGACGTTTTTCATTATCTCTAGTCTGTATTTGACGCGCTCTGAGGCGCTGCCGGTAAATTTGCCCAAGGCCGACAGTTCTGAGGTGCAGGAGCGAACGCAGATTACGGTTTCAGTGGAGGATTCTGGTGCGATCGCGCTGAATCGAGAATCCATTGCCCTCGAAGATCTGCAATCGAGTGTGCGCGACCTAATGGGTACCACTCAGGAATCGGTGATTGTGATCAATGCCGATGAAGCCGTCAACCACGGTCGCGTGATTGCGGTAATGGACGAGCTGCGAGCGATCGAAGGGGCCACCCTGGGGATCGCAACTCAACGGGAGAATTAA
- a CDS encoding MotA/TolQ/ExbB proton channel family protein — protein MGSIFAAGGIVMWPLLGFSLVAIALIIERLIFWFRLNQRQRPVMQDILRTYRQAPMDVYPKLRQNVSLPIARIFLEALDIEGASPKQFHLALASAMQAELPHLRRFSTVFATIISVAPLLGLLGTILGLIASFDALQLGDVGANAGAVTGGISEALVSTAAGLVVAIGTLLFANLFRGLYKRQVALIQEYGGQLEILYETHYERMSQIKEETFAR, from the coding sequence ATGGGCAGTATTTTTGCGGCGGGCGGCATCGTCATGTGGCCGCTGCTGGGGTTTTCGCTGGTGGCGATCGCGCTGATCATCGAGCGGCTGATCTTCTGGTTTCGGCTCAATCAGCGCCAGCGCCCGGTGATGCAAGACATTCTGCGCACCTACCGGCAGGCCCCGATGGATGTTTATCCCAAGCTGCGCCAGAACGTTAGCCTGCCGATCGCCCGCATTTTTCTAGAAGCCCTGGACATTGAAGGGGCCAGCCCCAAGCAATTTCACCTGGCCCTGGCCAGCGCCATGCAGGCCGAACTGCCCCATCTGCGACGCTTTAGCACCGTCTTTGCCACCATCATCAGCGTGGCCCCGTTGCTCGGGCTACTTGGCACCATTTTGGGCCTAATTGCCTCCTTCGATGCCCTACAGCTCGGGGATGTGGGGGCGAACGCCGGGGCGGTGACCGGCGGCATTAGCGAAGCGTTGGTTTCCACCGCTGCTGGGCTGGTGGTCGCGATTGGCACGCTGCTGTTTGCCAACCTGTTTCGCGGCCTCTACAAGCGCCAGGTGGCACTTATTCAGGAATACGGCGGGCAACTCGAAATTTTGTACGAGACCCACTATGAGCGGATGAGTCAGATCAAGGAAGAGACCTTTGCCAGGTAG
- a CDS encoding TonB family protein, with amino-acid sequence MSLSNLCYEQHQQDQAKLRKLLLWGLLGSVGVHAIALGLSQLNLWPNADEANISPIELIVTEPLVETPEPEVLDPTQPAELNTETNDPAPAASAPSPKAAVVTAPQPVAVAEPEIPEPVEPEPLAETAAESELEVAEDEEEEIPEADLPPETVEPEEAVAEAEESVAETEPTEPDLEDSSQFDRLRNFLQRRREAEGEVATTTPADGNADSAGPPASDSAGPPASDSAGTAATTARTGTSETTNPSGGNGQGQGSRTVACQNCVRPSYPQSALEAGAEGQPMVSVDINPDGSVRSVTLTRSSGNPAIDQAAIQAARNSRFQPVAGGASVPIEYDLTIEGSRRNRDARSRGERQAVELPPEPTPTPATATTEPSPELTTTPIPPVEVAEPAADPTAPASSALETTEPEALEAEPVEAEPAQAEPAEAESIAPEPAPVSPPQPSPAPSPPAPSASPPPTPTTPATPATPTAPAAPAAPPLTPVAPAEPTPPPAVESSQPDAPTEE; translated from the coding sequence ATGAGTCTTTCTAACCTCTGCTACGAACAACACCAGCAAGACCAGGCCAAGCTGCGCAAGCTGTTGCTGTGGGGGCTGTTGGGGTCGGTGGGGGTACATGCGATCGCCCTGGGTCTCAGCCAGCTCAACCTGTGGCCAAACGCCGACGAAGCCAACATTTCCCCTATCGAGCTGATTGTCACCGAGCCTTTGGTCGAAACCCCAGAGCCAGAGGTACTTGACCCCACCCAGCCCGCCGAACTCAACACCGAGACTAACGACCCGGCTCCGGCGGCATCGGCCCCATCTCCCAAAGCTGCCGTTGTCACTGCGCCCCAACCCGTCGCCGTCGCCGAGCCCGAGATCCCTGAACCGGTAGAGCCTGAACCCCTAGCCGAAACCGCAGCGGAATCAGAGCTAGAGGTGGCCGAAGACGAGGAGGAAGAAATCCCAGAGGCCGACCTGCCGCCCGAAACCGTTGAACCTGAGGAGGCAGTTGCTGAAGCCGAAGAGTCAGTTGCCGAGACCGAGCCAACCGAGCCTGACTTAGAAGACTCCTCTCAGTTCGATCGCCTGCGCAACTTTCTACAGCGACGGCGAGAAGCCGAGGGCGAAGTCGCAACGACAACTCCAGCGGACGGTAACGCTGACTCAGCTGGGCCTCCCGCCTCTGACTCAGCTGGGCCTCCCGCCTCTGACTCAGCAGGTACTGCCGCCACCACCGCCCGCACTGGTACTTCAGAGACCACCAACCCTTCGGGCGGCAACGGCCAAGGCCAGGGCTCGCGCACCGTGGCCTGTCAAAACTGCGTGCGTCCCAGCTATCCCCAAAGCGCCCTGGAGGCAGGGGCCGAAGGCCAACCCATGGTCAGCGTCGATATCAACCCCGACGGCAGCGTGCGCAGTGTCACCCTAACCCGATCTAGCGGCAATCCAGCAATCGACCAAGCGGCCATTCAGGCCGCCAGAAATTCCCGCTTTCAACCGGTCGCAGGCGGTGCCAGTGTGCCCATCGAGTACGATCTCACCATTGAAGGGTCACGTCGCAACCGCGATGCCCGCAGCCGAGGCGAGCGCCAGGCGGTAGAGCTACCGCCCGAGCCTACCCCCACGCCCGCAACCGCAACAACCGAGCCCAGCCCTGAACTAACAACCACGCCAATTCCACCGGTTGAGGTCGCTGAGCCAGCCGCAGATCCAACTGCGCCAGCATCTTCAGCGCTAGAGACAACAGAGCCAGAAGCCCTAGAAGCAGAACCCGTAGAAGCAGAACCCGCACAGGCAGAACCAGCCGAGGCAGAATCCATAGCCCCAGAGCCAGCACCCGTGAGCCCGCCTCAACCTTCACCTGCCCCTAGTCCGCCTGCGCCCAGCGCTTCCCCACCCCCTACGCCTACGACTCCTGCAACTCCTGCAACTCCTACGGCTCCTGCGGCTCCTGCGGCTCCACCACTCACACCAGTTGCGCCAGCCGAGCCGACCCCGCCGCCAGCGGTCGAGTCTTCTCAGCCAGATGCACCAACTGAAGAGTAG
- a CDS encoding protelomerase family protein, translating to MAALSQTFDTTRAEIVAAMEQRIENGDRTKLTKKELEELIAILVAKLVEMNALGTDTKAAIDRLCAAEQELLEMAYPRSSINSVYFPRYTKAIKSAIEAGRITLNGKNSYPRRWVKRNPLPGEPSSGSEARHYALDGFTYPIEVQAQLRAATTQNANARQDERQPVDLDAYMDKINLLLASNDPIDLIIAIAAVTGRRHTEVVSLGQLEPCVADMAQMIPQQHPYVLRFTGQQKAAKPAYNMLTLVPAQDVMLAVEKLRASADVRDLSGVASDDPRMEALNARVNRRVVKVLGGVLPTPQGFTNISIHRCRAVYVPIALHFFCPPNMAEQRLAQHLLGHVLLDDTTTGNASVTGHYYQYYLTRNGKPLTARGVKLAASGPIPLPPEELDAPVEQSSIETQGALIVADSLPAKTTPSPQVNGSREGDPVWVTISTQAATISTQAQTISAQAVTIDRLARAGGGQGDDSEFKALKVEYDRLLGMLEELRAIADDPNQLQAAQRFFDFDFDREGQGEGAVPAAAAPAPTRAQPAADNHDKAQGTKPYLRGVRLLELARLWAQEHPDETVKFSGALLKAVGVHAAAIKAITTDLDEDIEAFNKSLGDDSLKTHNKGRTEPFLKFAAEKLQQEGLYQPRS from the coding sequence ATGGCCGCTCTATCTCAAACCTTCGACACCACCCGCGCCGAAATCGTCGCGGCGATGGAGCAGCGCATCGAAAACGGCGATCGCACTAAACTCACCAAAAAAGAACTGGAGGAGCTCATCGCTATCCTCGTCGCCAAGCTGGTGGAGATGAATGCCCTGGGCACGGACACCAAGGCGGCGATTGACCGGCTCTGTGCGGCGGAGCAGGAGCTTTTGGAAATGGCGTACCCGCGCAGTAGTATCAATTCGGTCTATTTCCCGCGCTATACCAAAGCGATTAAATCCGCGATCGAGGCCGGGCGTATCACCCTCAATGGCAAAAACTCGTACCCTCGCCGGTGGGTGAAGCGCAATCCGCTGCCGGGGGAGCCCAGCAGTGGCTCTGAGGCGCGGCACTATGCCTTAGACGGGTTTACGTACCCGATTGAGGTGCAGGCTCAGCTCAGAGCCGCTACGACCCAAAATGCCAATGCTCGTCAGGATGAGCGACAACCCGTCGATCTCGATGCCTACATGGACAAAATTAACCTCCTGTTGGCCTCCAATGACCCCATCGACTTAATCATCGCGATCGCGGCTGTTACCGGACGGCGGCATACGGAGGTCGTTAGCCTCGGGCAGCTCGAACCCTGCGTGGCGGATATGGCTCAGATGATTCCCCAGCAGCATCCCTATGTGCTGCGCTTTACCGGCCAGCAGAAGGCCGCTAAGCCTGCTTACAACATGCTGACCCTGGTGCCCGCTCAGGATGTCATGCTGGCGGTTGAAAAACTCAGGGCCTCCGCCGATGTTCGGGATTTAAGCGGCGTCGCCTCGGATGACCCTAGGATGGAGGCGCTCAACGCTCGGGTCAATCGCCGGGTGGTTAAGGTGCTGGGGGGGGTGCTGCCGACGCCTCAAGGGTTTACCAATATCTCGATTCATCGCTGCCGGGCAGTCTATGTGCCGATCGCGCTCCACTTCTTTTGCCCACCCAATATGGCGGAGCAGCGCCTGGCTCAGCATCTACTGGGTCATGTGCTGCTCGATGACACGACTACGGGCAATGCCTCGGTGACGGGCCATTACTACCAGTATTATCTCACTCGCAATGGAAAGCCCCTGACGGCGCGGGGGGTGAAGTTGGCGGCGAGTGGCCCGATTCCGTTGCCGCCTGAGGAGTTGGATGCACCGGTTGAACAATCCTCGATAGAAACCCAAGGAGCGCTGATTGTGGCTGATTCTCTTCCCGCTAAGACAACGCCGAGTCCGCAGGTTAATGGGTCAAGGGAGGGTGATCCGGTGTGGGTGACGATCTCCACTCAGGCGGCGACCATCTCGACTCAGGCCCAAACTATCTCGGCTCAGGCGGTGACGATTGACCGGCTGGCGCGCGCAGGCGGGGGACAGGGTGATGACTCGGAATTCAAAGCTCTCAAGGTCGAATATGACCGGCTTTTGGGGATGCTGGAGGAGTTGAGGGCGATCGCGGATGACCCTAATCAACTCCAGGCTGCTCAGCGCTTCTTTGACTTCGATTTTGACCGCGAGGGCCAGGGCGAGGGGGCTGTGCCAGCGGCGGCGGCACCGGCACCGACACGGGCTCAACCTGCTGCTGACAACCACGATAAGGCGCAAGGCACGAAGCCTTATCTGCGCGGGGTGCGGTTGCTTGAACTCGCTCGACTGTGGGCGCAGGAGCATCCCGATGAGACGGTTAAGTTCTCGGGGGCGTTACTTAAGGCGGTCGGCGTTCATGCGGCCGCGATTAAGGCCATCACCACGGATCTTGACGAGGACATCGAGGCCTTCAACAAATCCCTGGGTGATGACTCCCTCAAAACTCACAACAAGGGCAGAACCGAGCCGTTCCTCAAATTCGCAGCCGAAAAACTTCAACAGGAAGGGCTCTATCAACCTAGAAGCTAA
- a CDS encoding AbrB family transcriptional regulator: MAVKEKGVLVGKELLAKVKENDGQSKRELAKECGYYTISKDGQTRVNLSEFYDALLSAKGIQLEPQKGSEGRGREATYTLTVHKNGQIVIGAAYTQEMGLKTGDVFKIKLGYKHIHLVKLDEEGNEDDA; encoded by the coding sequence ATGGCAGTAAAAGAGAAAGGCGTGTTGGTTGGCAAAGAACTTCTGGCCAAGGTGAAAGAGAATGATGGCCAGAGCAAACGGGAACTGGCCAAGGAATGTGGGTATTACACCATCAGCAAAGATGGCCAGACCCGAGTGAACCTATCTGAGTTTTACGATGCCCTGTTGTCTGCCAAAGGCATTCAACTGGAACCCCAAAAGGGTTCAGAGGGACGAGGTCGAGAAGCGACTTATACCCTAACGGTGCACAAGAATGGACAGATTGTGATTGGTGCAGCCTATACCCAAGAGATGGGACTGAAGACCGGCGACGTATTCAAAATCAAGCTGGGCTATAAACATATTCACTTAGTTAAACTGGACGAAGAGGGCAATGAAGACGACGCCTAA
- a CDS encoding relaxase/mobilization nuclease domain-containing protein yields MVKGRNAHGLCSYLLDPNKVNSTQPLIISNMAWSDPKDLAREFNWVVSRPRDRQVKQTMAHLMVSLPPSEHVDTHQIALISLKILDSMGHGGCPFFVTEHHDKEAVNGVQHWHIATSAIDLEGNRVNDSFSRLRLQRLARQLEQEMGLMPLDVAPDSQRRNLSTGECRRKERTGETLPKETIWDEIDCATHDNPTMAMLVTRLKARGVEVHLRKASNPGDGPAFIGISYAVDGHSFSGRRLGPAYSINGLQKHRQVEYRPDQDEALAQLMAMNQAQCQQLLTDYEAFQQLWKEHYAHYSKVAQGGSGEPQGRQLDADVARLAASEEESIFSVVGILRQGPVAQALRRNQGHYAALEYCQEIAHQLTHCQSEPELQLTQKALEIEL; encoded by the coding sequence ATGGTTAAGGGCCGTAACGCCCACGGTCTGTGTTCTTATCTACTTGACCCAAACAAGGTCAATAGCACCCAGCCCCTCATCATCTCCAACATGGCTTGGAGTGACCCTAAGGATTTGGCGCGTGAATTTAATTGGGTCGTCTCTCGCCCTCGGGATCGACAGGTGAAACAGACCATGGCTCACCTGATGGTCAGCCTCCCACCGAGCGAACACGTCGATACCCATCAGATCGCTCTGATCTCCCTGAAAATATTGGACAGCATGGGCCATGGGGGCTGCCCCTTCTTCGTCACTGAGCACCACGACAAGGAGGCGGTCAATGGCGTGCAGCATTGGCACATTGCGACCTCCGCCATCGACTTAGAAGGCAATCGCGTCAATGACAGCTTTAGCAGGCTCAGACTCCAACGTCTGGCGCGGCAGCTAGAGCAGGAGATGGGCCTTATGCCCCTCGATGTTGCCCCAGATAGCCAGCGCCGTAACCTCTCCACTGGCGAATGTCGGCGCAAAGAACGCACCGGGGAAACGTTGCCCAAGGAAACGATCTGGGATGAGATTGACTGCGCCACCCACGACAACCCCACCATGGCTATGCTGGTAACCCGGCTCAAGGCGAGGGGGGTTGAGGTTCACCTGCGAAAAGCTTCAAATCCTGGGGATGGGCCTGCCTTTATCGGTATTTCCTACGCTGTTGATGGCCATTCTTTTTCCGGTCGCCGATTGGGGCCTGCTTACTCGATCAATGGTCTTCAAAAGCACCGACAGGTTGAGTATCGTCCTGACCAAGATGAGGCGCTGGCTCAATTAATGGCGATGAATCAGGCCCAGTGTCAGCAGCTCCTCACCGATTACGAGGCGTTTCAGCAGCTCTGGAAGGAACACTACGCTCATTATTCTAAGGTCGCCCAAGGCGGCTCTGGTGAGCCCCAGGGGAGACAACTCGATGCCGACGTTGCCCGGCTGGCTGCCTCAGAAGAAGAATCCATTTTTTCCGTTGTGGGTATCCTCCGGCAGGGGCCAGTGGCGCAAGCCCTGCGCCGCAACCAGGGCCACTATGCGGCGTTGGAGTACTGCCAAGAAATCGCTCATCAACTGACTCACTGTCAGAGTGAACCCGAACTTCAGTTAACCCAAAAAGCCCTAGAGATTGAGCTTTAG
- the ltrA gene encoding group II intron reverse transcriptase/maturase yields MYEWHSLPWRKLERQVYKLQTRIYRASRRGDVKTVHRLQRLLLKSWAARCLAVRRVSQDNQGKRTAGVDGVKSLNPLRRILLVKRLRLTDKAQPTRRVWIPKPGKEEKRPLGIPTMADRARQALLKLALEPEWEARFEPNSYGFRPGRSAHDAIEAIFNCIRITPKYVLDADIAQCFDRISHQALLQELNAPPLIRRQVRAWLKGGVMESGQWFPTEEGTPQGGVISPLLANIALHGMERRIKQVSPKAHLIRYADDFVILHEQLDVIQACQQAIVSWLAERGLALQPSKTRYSHTLHPYQGNVGFDFLGFTVRQNRVGKHQSKSHLGHKTLITPSKANLKRHLAQVRSIIQAYRAAPQSALIRVLNPVIRGWTNYYASGVSKKTFQKAQWQTFWKLWRWATRRHSNKSRQWVARKYWHQSQFSTSDGKSRLINHQDTAIRRHVKVKADRSPYDGDWLYWSQRLGKHPELPTRVAVLLKRQSGKCPACGLYFRAEDRMEVDHVLPLCQGGDNRYSNLQLLHRHCHDNKTLSDLRRSALSRHCIVEELDEGKLSRLVLKTSR; encoded by the coding sequence ATGTATGAATGGCACTCGCTGCCCTGGCGCAAGCTAGAGCGGCAGGTGTACAAGCTGCAAACGCGAATCTATCGAGCCTCCCGTCGTGGCGATGTCAAAACAGTTCACAGATTGCAACGACTCCTACTAAAGTCCTGGGCAGCCCGATGCCTAGCTGTGCGCCGGGTCAGTCAAGACAACCAGGGAAAACGAACCGCTGGGGTAGATGGCGTAAAGTCACTGAACCCATTACGTCGGATTCTTCTGGTCAAACGATTGAGACTGACCGATAAAGCTCAACCCACTCGCCGAGTATGGATTCCCAAACCCGGTAAGGAAGAAAAGCGCCCGCTCGGTATTCCAACAATGGCCGATAGAGCCCGACAAGCGCTGTTGAAGCTGGCGTTGGAACCCGAATGGGAAGCCCGATTTGAGCCCAATAGCTACGGGTTCCGCCCAGGACGCTCAGCCCACGATGCGATAGAGGCCATCTTTAACTGCATCCGGATTACTCCCAAGTACGTTCTGGACGCGGATATTGCGCAGTGCTTTGACCGCATCAGTCACCAAGCCCTGCTGCAAGAGCTCAACGCTCCGCCCCTGATTCGTCGTCAGGTCAGAGCGTGGCTCAAGGGGGGAGTGATGGAATCAGGGCAGTGGTTTCCAACCGAAGAGGGCACTCCCCAGGGAGGAGTTATCTCCCCATTGCTAGCCAATATCGCCCTACACGGAATGGAACGCCGAATCAAACAGGTGAGCCCTAAAGCGCATCTGATTCGATATGCCGATGACTTCGTCATTCTCCACGAACAGCTTGACGTCATTCAAGCCTGCCAGCAGGCCATTGTCTCCTGGCTAGCCGAGCGAGGCTTAGCGCTACAGCCAAGCAAAACCCGGTACTCGCACACCTTGCACCCGTATCAGGGCAATGTGGGATTTGACTTTCTGGGGTTTACAGTCCGGCAAAACCGGGTCGGTAAACATCAGTCCAAGTCCCACCTTGGCCACAAAACGCTCATTACGCCCAGCAAGGCGAACCTAAAACGACACCTAGCGCAAGTTAGGTCTATTATCCAGGCTTATAGAGCAGCACCACAAAGTGCGCTGATTCGGGTACTCAACCCGGTTATCCGAGGCTGGACGAATTACTACGCCTCTGGCGTCAGTAAGAAGACCTTTCAGAAAGCGCAGTGGCAGACGTTTTGGAAGCTATGGCGATGGGCGACCCGTCGGCACTCCAACAAGAGTCGTCAGTGGGTCGCGCGTAAATACTGGCACCAGTCCCAATTCTCGACCAGCGATGGCAAGAGTCGGCTCATCAATCACCAAGACACCGCCATTAGGCGACATGTCAAAGTGAAAGCCGACAGAAGCCCTTACGACGGGGACTGGCTCTATTGGAGTCAACGCCTAGGCAAGCACCCTGAACTCCCGACCCGAGTTGCGGTCTTACTAAAACGACAGTCAGGGAAGTGCCCAGCCTGTGGTCTGTATTTCAGGGCAGAAGACCGGATGGAGGTAGACCATGTCCTACCCCTTTGCCAGGGAGGGGACAACCGATACTCTAACCTGCAACTTCTGCACCGACACTGTCACGACAACAAAACGCTAAGCGATTTGAGGAGGTCTGCCTTGTCAAGGCATTGCATTGTTGAGGAGCTAGATGAGGGGAAACTCTCACGTCTGGTTCTGAAGACGAGCCGTTGA